The sequence atgatttaacaagattGGAGATTGCTTTTCACGTTGTGCCACGTTAGTTTGAATAGCTTTCTCCTCTTAATAAACGAGGTCATTACTTGAAAACaagattttgtatttacttacattatattttttactgatataaaaaataatctgaaacatgCTTGTGTTAGGAGCTGAATACCTTTTCACTGCACTGTATAAGAGAGTCTGTAGCCACTGGAGGAAAGGTCATCATAAGGTGTGATGCCTGCTCAAACAAAAGTAGCAGAGAATTTTAAGCATTACGCATTTAAAATAGGactgttacataaaatcaaattaTGAATGTCTATTATATGAATACAACAGTATTTTGTTATGCTATGATCATGTTAGGGACCCAAATAAGAGGATGGGAGATGGATGATGAAAACTACTTTTAACGGAGAAGCACTTGGAGACAGTGATCCATGTCTTTGTGACCACATTACTAGATTACTGCAACGCCCTTTATTTTGGTGTCAGCAGGTTTTTAATCACATGCCTGCAGAAGGTGCAAATGCTGCTGCGCCAGTTAATGAATCTTTTGCTCTTTTACTTATTTTCAGTAGACAGATGTTGATAAGTAGCTTTAGCTTTGAACATTTTCCTTATTTAAAATCATATGTTTGCATTTTTGCAGTAAGAGTCTGGTTCCTCCAAACGGCTAATTTAGCAGACGCAGATTTGTTCACAAACACCCCCATCTCAAGCAGCATGGGCTTAGGAATAGGATGGGCATGACGGGACACGTAAAGCTTCTTTAGCCTTGGATTCATGGGCGTCTGTACATATTCTGTGCACAAATTACCACTCAGACTCGGAGCACATTTCACTTCCCATTTGAAGTAAAGTCGGCCGTGGTTCAGATTACAGACATCCTCCTTGATGCCGTTTGCAAGAACCGGCTCGCATGCTCCCAACAGGTCATCATCCCAGCCGTTATCCTGGTCCCAGACTTCAATTCTCAGTTTGCTTGCAGTAGACAGGTCCTGCGAACCCAGATCAACCACCATGCCCCAGTgtgggttgttgttgttgttgatgaCAGGTGAACGGCGGAACTCAACTTTGTGGTGGAAGACTTTCACAAAGCCATCTGTGGAAGTGAAGTAGTCTCCCCGCAGACCAGTGGCCCTCTGTACTGTTAAAATGATCCGGGCCATGCCCTTACGGGTTGGGCAGCAGTCTGAATTTACAGCCGGGTCATTGTGGCACTGGCAGACGCAGTGATCCCTCGAATCTTTTCTACAACGCTCGGTGCAGTTTATTACCAGGCCCTTTTCCAGGATGTAATGGCTGATGGCCGAGCGCAGATTAAACCATGTTGTTGTATTAGCAGGCAGTAACTCATGCAGAGAGCCCACAGAATATGAGATAATGTCAGGATTCTGGGGAATCGTGTTGAGCCATTCCTTGTAAGCCGATGGGTTTTTATCAGCAGAGAAGAGAAGGTCTGGGTCTGTGGAATGGCCCCCTTTGATTTCTGTGAACCTGTGGAGAAGTTTTTTGAACAATTGAGTCAAAGATTGTATATATAACACCAGGGATACCTGTTTGTTTAAGGAgtttaaatgttataaaataacACAATTACATTTTCGGATCATCAAGCAGTTGTTAATATAAGAAAACCTGATAGAAtgtaaaatgtagttttaaaatgatgactTCATTTATTTAGGAGGAATATCCCAGGCCTGGTCACTGCTATGTCTGTGGAATCAAGAAATTACCTAAACagaacctgtttgacaacacaaagtaggctaaaagatctcatagagtaacacatcatgccctgatctaaagaaattcatgaATAGATGAGcctctatcagtctggaaagggttacaaagtcaTTCCAGTCAACCACGGCAAGAACCAGTaaccacaaatggagaaaacatgaaccAATGGCAAAAACATTGTGTGCAAGAAAGTGATTATGTATACCTGTCATTGAAGAGGTCGGAGAATGCTGATTTGCTCTCTGACTTCTGTATGTCCTTCTTGCAGTGTTTTGATTCACTTTTTACTGTGACCCTGAAGCTTGCAGATGCCTCGACCTCCAGGCACATCTGTACCTCCTCTGCACTGAGCCCCTGCAGGCTGGCCTGACACTGACGGATGCTGGTGACAGACTGAATCTTTCCGCCTACCTTCACCtaggaaaacacatttaaacacagtttGCGGAGGTATTATTCATATTAATAATTTCACCTGTAAGAGGTAAGGGTTTGGGTTGTTAAAGTCCGGAGCATTGCTGTGTGTCACCTTGCTGATGTAATGGGTGCCGAAGGTGTCAATGAGTGTGTAAAACTGTTCCTTGCTTTCTTGGCTGTACACTGGAGGAAGCTGTTTCACTGCTCTGCTGAATTCCTTGTGCAACTTGGCTGAGCTGGACACTCGGTAGCTGATTTCAGTGAGGCAGAAACAAATAAACCCATAGAACatgtgtgtttttgaatttatCTCCAACAGGAAAATGTGTGGGAAGAGAAAAGTTTCCAGTGAGTTCTTGTCTTCCTACCTGTAGTACTCACAGGACATGCAGAGGCTTGCGAAGCTGAATTTGtcattctttgttttcttcatggAGTAATCAGCCACTTTAGAGTTGGTTCCAGCCAACATCAGCGAGGCGCCTGTTTTCACCGTTTGAAATTCTAAGCTTGCTTTCCAGTTGTTTTCAACagaagaagaagtggaggtgacCAGAGCCTCGCTGGATTTGTGCAGGTTGGATGACACCTTTGAGCTGCAGGATTGCTTTGCCCTCCAGTCCACCACGGACAGGGGCAGCTTTTGCCTTTTGTTCATCATGTAGGGGTTAACACACAGGGTGCattttttattcttgtgtttccACCGATCCATGTTGAGAACGAAGGCGCCTTTAAGCTCCATTTTGGTAATATCAAAGCCCTCACCTGCTAGATTGGAGCCTGGAACGAAATCTGCTTCCTGGCACTGTTTGGCTGTCCCCTCAGTGCACACACCTATCGTGCACTGAGGGAAGGACAGCTGAAGGCCAGCAAAGATGCCCAAATGCAACAGCAACATAGTTCTGTTTACCTGGACAGTGGATGCCGACTGTAAAGTAATGCATTTTTAGTTAAAATAACGACAAAGCATCTAAAAGCACTAGAAAACTGTCATCAACTAGTTTCTATTTACTAACATCCAGTTTTTTTCCAATGATGTCCTTATTTTATAAAGCTCTCTGTCATGATCCCTGAGATgttcattttgtggttttgttttgtgctttaagTTTCTTTAACGTTTTAGACTTAGTTGGCTTTTTCAATACTTTGAATCCCGTTTCATGCCTGTAAACAAGCCAACTCATACCCTGGTACTTAAACCACGGTGTATGCTTTTTccttaattgtatttaatgttttctgatgttcttaaaataaatattcagaaaaatgctcaaatctcaTTTATAGTTTAATGTTAGGATTTACTCATTCCtaaaaactttgttttctcatttattttgatTCTGATCCCAGTTTTTCCAGATGACTCCAATGAAATATGCCAGATTATGGCCCCCTTGAATAAATCAATATAACTTTTAATTGACCTTCTGCTGGTAGATGTTTTTCATAAATCCATATTTCTTATAGTAGACTGACAAACTAACCACAGGATATACAATTGAGTTGTTtactgataagaaaatgaagtaAGAAAAGATGAAATAGAAATGATTGGGTATGAATTGGGCAAATTAAGTCCAAGGCAAGCAAGCTTATTTAGAGAGCACCATTAATGCACAAGGCAACCTAAAGTATTTACATGActttaaaggaaagaaaagaagaaaacaataaagctAAGGCTTTAAAAGCATtgcataaaagaaataaatgcttcaaATAGTTTGTTACTCTATTtgactgctgaaaaaaataatattttaatttctttatttaaaggaaaaaccATTTCCAcccatctcaggttttcagggagtttgttccagagctcATCAGAATAAAAACTAATTGCAGCCTCATCTTGTTTAATTGAAAAATTGCCTTATTTCTGTCACATTGGAAGGTTTTCAATCACGAAGAGTGATTAAGAAGTGAGTAAGAAAGTCACTGAAGACCTGAGGGGTCTGCATGGCTTATATTTGACAAGCAACGCAGAAATGAATTTCGGCCCAAAACCATTTAGCGCTTCAGAGACCAACAGCAGAATTTTCAAATCTGTTATTTGACAAGAATGGAGCCAGTGCCGGGATTTAAGAACTGGTGTGATAGGATCCATTTTTCAGGTGctggtcaggactctggcagcagtATTTCAGATGACCTGCAGCTGCCTGATATATTTTCTACAGACACCAGTAATGACACTGTTGTCGTAATCAGATCTACTGAAAAAAGAGATAAGCATCAGATTTTGTTTCCTATCTAACAGGAAACCTTTTATTCTATCAAGGTTTTTAAGACGATAGTAAGCAGATTTACTAACAGACTTTCTGTGGTTGCTAATATTGATATCCGAGTTTAAAACGACCCTGCTGAGTCTAGTGGAGTGCTGATCTTGAGCCTCGAATGTCTGGACAACAAATAATGAGCTCGTCATTCGGTGCAACATAAggatatataaacatatatcaAACTTTTGGACTTAAATGATGAGATTAAATATACaagtccttttcaaaatattagcatattgtgataaagttcattattttccataatgtcatgatgaaaatttaacattaatatattttagattcattgcacactaactgaaatatttcaggtcttttattgtcttaatacggatgattttggcatacagctcatgaaaacccaaaattcctatctcacaaaattagcatatcattaaaagggtctctaaacgagctatgaacctaatcatctaaatcaacgagttaactctaaacacctgcaaatgattcctgaggcctttaaaactcccagcctggttcatcactcaaaaccccaatcatgggtaagactgccgacctgactgctgtccagaaggccactattgacgccctcaagcaagagggtaagacacagaaagaaatttctgaacgaataggctgttcccagagtgctgtatcaaggcacctcagtgggaagtctgtgggaaagaaaaagtgtggcagaaaacgctgcacaacgagaagaggtgaccggaccctgaggaagattgtggagaagggccgattccagaccttgggggacctgcggaagcagtggactgagtctggagtagaaacatccagagccaccgtgcacaggcgtgtgcaggaaatgggctacaggtgccgcattccccaggtcaagccacttttgaaccagaaacagcggcagaagcgcctgacctgggctacagagaagcagcactggactgttgctcagtggtccaaagtacttttttcggatgaaagcaaattctgcatgtcattcggaaatcaaggtgctttggaggaagactggggagaaggaaatgccaaaatgccagaagtccagtgtcaagtacccacagtcagtgatggtctggggtgccgtgtcagctgctggtgttggtccact is a genomic window of Girardinichthys multiradiatus isolate DD_20200921_A chromosome X, DD_fGirMul_XY1, whole genome shotgun sequence containing:
- the LOC124862826 gene encoding perforin-1-like, with translation MLLLHLGIFAGLQLSFPQCTIGVCTEGTAKQCQEADFVPGSNLAGEGFDITKMELKGAFVLNMDRWKHKNKKCTLCVNPYMMNKRQKLPLSVVDWRAKQSCSSKVSSNLHKSSEALVTSTSSSVENNWKASLEFQTVKTGASLMLAGTNSKVADYSMKKTKNDKFSFASLCMSCEYYSYRVSSSAKLHKEFSRAVKQLPPVYSQESKEQFYTLIDTFGTHYISKVKVGGKIQSVTSIRQCQASLQGLSAEEVQMCLEVEASASFRVTVKSESKHCKKDIQKSESKSAFSDLFNDRFTEIKGGHSTDPDLLFSADKNPSAYKEWLNTIPQNPDIISYSVGSLHELLPANTTTWFNLRSAISHYILEKGLVINCTERCRKDSRDHCVCQCHNDPAVNSDCCPTRKGMARIILTVQRATGLRGDYFTSTDGFVKVFHHKVEFRRSPVINNNNNPHWGMVVDLGSQDLSTASKLRIEVWDQDNGWDDDLLGACEPVLANGIKEDVCNLNHGRLYFKWEVKCAPSLSGNLCTEYVQTPMNPRLKKLYVSRHAHPIPKPMLLEMGVFVNKSASAKLAVWRNQTLTAKMQTYDFK